From one Nilaparvata lugens isolate BPH chromosome 2, ASM1435652v1, whole genome shotgun sequence genomic stretch:
- the LOC111043527 gene encoding mitochondrial import inner membrane translocase subunit Tim22, which yields MAVEDKKQRAAFFNDKTLDTLAVYFLGDIHRFRENIVIPRSMGPVYIKTNEEKMVEAAFESCAFKTGMSCVLGYGFGAAVGLFSSSVSPMTVPGQEMKQSSAREILREMKGTTLSYAKNFALVGTVFAAVECTIESYRGKSDWRNGTYAGGVTGGLIGLRAGVKAGIFGAAGFALFSTLIDYYMHM from the exons ATGGCTGTCGAGGATAAAAAACAAAGGGCAGcgtttttcaatgataaaactTTGGATACATTAGCTGTTTATTTTCTTGGTGATATTCATAGGTTTAGAGAGAATATTGTTATTCCTCGAAGTATGGGTCCTGTGTACATAAAAACAAATGAAGAGAAGATGGTTGAAGCTGCATTTGAAAGTTGTGCTTTTAAAACTGGCATGAGTTGTGTTCTTG GTTACGGTTTCGGGGCTGCAGTTGGACTGTTCTCTTCAAGTGTCAGTCCCATGACTGTTCCTGGCCAAGAAATGAAACAGAGTTCCGCCCGTGAAATTCTGCGTGAAATGAAAGGCACAACACTGAGCTATGCAAAAAACTTTGCTCTTGTTGGCACAGTATTTGCAGCTGTTGAATGTACAATTGAATCG TATCGAGGGAAGTCAGATTGGAGAAATGGCACCTATGCAGGCGGTGTGACTGGTGGATTGATTGGATTAAGAG CGGGTGTTAAAGCTGGCATCTTTGGAGCTGCAGGATTTGCATTGTTCTCCACACTCATAGATTACTACATGCATATGTAA